The window CGTTATAGCTGATACCGGTTTGCTCTGCGTCTTTTTTGTAGTATCCGAGCCATAGCTCATCGGTTGCGTCGTAGTTTGTTTCGAGCCAAGTGCGGAACTCGCTTCGAGACATGAAGAATGTCGGTTTCGAACTCACAGTACTACATAGACTCGACAGCACTTATACCGTAGTTTTGTAATCACATCGGATATTCATTGTATATCCTTGGTCAGTGTGAATCAATGTAGAAAACAGTAGTTTTCTATACCGATACGAAACCCCCCGGTCTTTATACATCGAATCACAGTACGATTAGGGTGTCCGAGCACACCATACAAATCGCCACTTAACTCCGGGTTTCGATTGGCAACTAGAACGAACAGCGACAGATGTACGCAATCCGTAAGAAGTACGATGGATCAGAGCAGGATAGCCAGATCGACTGGTACTGGAACCTCAACGACGCCGAGGCGTTGACCTCGCGGTGGAAGTACCAGCGCCTCCGCAAGTACAACTTCAGTTCGGAGGGAGCAGGCACCAATTCTCTCATCCAGATTTTGCGGAAAGGATATGACCCTCCCCTTGCAAACTCGTCGTAGTAGTGGCACAACGGGAAGACCACATCACCGAGCAGATCGCTGCCGAGGGATTCACATCACCCGTCGAAGAGCCGATAGACCGCGATTACGTCTACATCGCCGAGAAGATCGCTGATCGTCGCGTCCGGTTTCACCCCGCCGAAGACAGATACGAACACCGTGGCGAGGAAGACGTCATCGCGATGGCCCGCCTCCACGTCTATTGGCACGTCGTAGAAGAGCTTGACTCGTGGCCACAGATCGCCCGGCACCTCCGTAACACCGACGGCGTGGTCGATGCTCTCGGACTCGACTCCCCGCGCAGTCGCGAGACGATCCGGCTGTCGTGGAAAAACCAGTTCGCCCACGCACACGAGCGCCTCCGCAGGATGGCCGAACACGTCCGCGATAAGATCGGCTGGGGCAGGGACGGTGTCCTCATGGCGATGGGTGTCGATGACGGGTCTCAATCCTTTCCCGAGTTCACCGAGGAAGGTGTCCGTGAGGCGGCGAAGGACCGCGCCTACGACCGCATCCGCCCGATTCTGACGGACGTCGTGGACTTCGATCGCGCCGACAACGTCTCCGTTCCGAGTGAAGACCTCACCGACTACGCCGGGTGGCTTGCACGGCGGCGAGAGATGTACCCCGAGTCGGTGGACTCCTATGTCGCCGAGATGGACGCCCTCGAAGACGAGCCGTTCGATCCCGAGACGTACCGCCGCGCCGTCCGGAACAAGGAACGTGAGCGTGTCGTCGTCGATGGCGAGGTCCACTGGGTGAAACCACGTGCCTCCGTTAACGATACGGCTCCGAACCCGGACGTCTACGACAGTTGGGACGCTCTCGCCGCCGACGGCGTCGACTGGAGCATCGATCTCCTCGATGACCCAGGTGGGACTGACAACTGGCACTCCACCGCCGAGGAAGGCATCGAGCGTTTCGTCACTGAACTCACCGAAGACGGTGTCATCGACGGCCCGGTGCCGGTCTGTATCGACGGGTCGATTCGGAGCTGGCACAAACACCCTCGGGGGAGCGACGACCGCCCGGACGGTGTCTATCGGGAATCCTACTTCGACACCAACTACGGCTGGAAGGACCTCTCCGCCAACGCCATCATCGATGGGCGGAGCGTCGTACTGGCGAACGTATCGTCAGTTCCAGGCGACAAGTTCTTCCAGGCTGTGAAGTACCTCATCGACCGCGCCACTGACCTCGTGGACGTCGAGTGTTTCTTCGCCGATGCCGAATTCTCCAACGTGGATATCTGTCGCTATATCCACCACATCGGCGAGGACTACATCATGCGGAAATCTCACCGTGAACCCGTAAAACGGTTGTTCGAAACGTTCTCCGGAACGGCTGACTGGGAAGAGAACTACGAGATGAACTCGAAGAGGAAAGGAATGACCCACAAGACGACCCTCTTCGCGGTGGAAAAACGCGGCCAGACCGATGTTAAGAAGGGCGAGAAACGCCACGATGACCACGAACAGGCTGGATTTGATGACTTCGACTTCGATCAGGCCGAGGGACAACTCACGTGGAGCGATCTCGCGCCCGACGATGACGTCGAGTACGTCGCGTTCATCACGAACAAGGACATCGACAGCGCCGGTATCCACCCAGAGCTAACCCCGGAAGATCGCAGAGATGAGACGACTGTCTGGAGCCTCGCCGAACAATACAGACGGCGCTGGTCAATCGAAACGACGTTCCGACAGATCAAGCATCAGTTCCTCCCGCGGACGAGGTCGCGTGACCTCGGCACCCGGCGATTCGTCTGGATGCTCGCCATCCTCCTGTA is drawn from Halococcus salifodinae DSM 8989 and contains these coding sequences:
- a CDS encoding transposase, translating into MAQREDHITEQIAAEGFTSPVEEPIDRDYVYIAEKIADRRVRFHPAEDRYEHRGEEDVIAMARLHVYWHVVEELDSWPQIARHLRNTDGVVDALGLDSPRSRETIRLSWKNQFAHAHERLRRMAEHVRDKIGWGRDGVLMAMGVDDGSQSFPEFTEEGVREAAKDRAYDRIRPILTDVVDFDRADNVSVPSEDLTDYAGWLARRREMYPESVDSYVAEMDALEDEPFDPETYRRAVRNKERERVVVDGEVHWVKPRASVNDTAPNPDVYDSWDALAADGVDWSIDLLDDPGGTDNWHSTAEEGIERFVTELTEDGVIDGPVPVCIDGSIRSWHKHPRGSDDRPDGVYRESYFDTNYGWKDLSANAIIDGRSVVLANVSSVPGDKFFQAVKYLIDRATDLVDVECFFADAEFSNVDICRYIHHIGEDYIMRKSHREPVKRLFETFSGTADWEENYEMNSKRKGMTHKTTLFAVEKRGQTDVKKGEKRHDDHEQAGFDDFDFDQAEGQLTWSDLAPDDDVEYVAFITNKDIDSAGIHPELTPEDRRDETTVWSLAEQYRRRWSIETTFRQIKHQFLPRTRSRDLGTRRFVWMLAILLYNAWATINLFVQSWAAQTFDEDDTDPPVRGKVMLEEIAKTDYG